The following are from one region of the Prochlorococcus marinus str. SB genome:
- a CDS encoding DUF721 domain-containing protein, with product MDKKYLPRVNRRNPHPLKICLDNFKKSCGDLDKLSKINENWKNLIGLELFQECKPLIIEKKILTIAVNHPQWRQALIYNKHKLRERIEKIGVTLNEIKIIQNYEIKNKNIKATNAKIVWAKHPSRINQNNMCICTLCNSPTPEGEIKRWGKCSFCWRKIKN from the coding sequence TTGGACAAAAAGTATTTGCCAAGAGTTAATAGAAGAAATCCACACCCATTAAAAATTTGTCTTGATAATTTCAAAAAATCCTGCGGAGACTTAGATAAACTCTCTAAAATCAACGAAAACTGGAAGAACTTAATCGGATTAGAACTATTTCAAGAATGTAAACCATTAATTATTGAAAAAAAAATACTTACTATTGCAGTAAATCATCCACAATGGCGCCAAGCTTTAATTTATAACAAGCACAAATTAAGAGAAAGAATCGAGAAAATTGGAGTAACTTTGAATGAAATAAAAATAATACAAAATTATGAAATTAAAAATAAAAATATCAAAGCTACTAACGCAAAGATAGTTTGGGCAAAGCATCCAAGCAGAATCAATCAAAATAATATGTGCATTTGTACTCTTTGTAATTCCCCTACTCCTGAGGGCGAAATCAAAAGATGGGGAAAGTGTTCTTTTTGTTGGAGAAAAATAAAAAACTAA
- a CDS encoding biotin--[acetyl-CoA-carboxylase] ligase, producing MKVIGPTAKTVFYLKKIQGQYPTWTLHHKIKCKSTENELSNLLEYSEIKKNQPLAIIAREQFSGVGQNSKTWVSPKGGIWLSAAYPIFSKEFACQIFNLSLGIKLCEMLRQENINVSLKWPNDIFFGSKKLIGFLPRVITRGKEIIYVRVGIGMNVLNYTPSEGISLSKVLQTKNINHHYWTAKVLKAFNDAIECNKKKEYVIKSANKFLTKSFLPSGYCPHSWKIRDIDSNGNLRIENETQLKVIRRF from the coding sequence GTGAAAGTTATTGGACCTACAGCTAAGACAGTTTTTTATTTAAAAAAAATTCAGGGTCAATATCCAACCTGGACACTTCATCACAAAATAAAATGTAAAAGTACCGAAAATGAGCTATCAAACTTGCTTGAATATTCTGAAATAAAGAAAAATCAGCCATTAGCGATAATCGCAAGAGAACAGTTCTCAGGTGTTGGCCAAAACTCAAAAACTTGGGTTTCTCCAAAAGGCGGGATTTGGTTAAGTGCAGCTTACCCAATATTTTCAAAAGAATTTGCATGTCAAATATTTAATTTGTCTTTAGGTATTAAGTTATGTGAAATGCTCAGACAAGAGAATATAAATGTTTCTTTGAAATGGCCAAATGATATTTTTTTTGGTTCAAAAAAGTTGATTGGATTTTTACCAAGGGTGATAACAAGAGGCAAAGAAATTATCTATGTAAGAGTAGGAATTGGCATGAATGTTTTAAATTACACTCCATCAGAAGGTATTTCATTATCAAAAGTACTTCAAACTAAAAATATTAATCATCATTATTGGACAGCCAAAGTTCTTAAAGCTTTTAATGATGCAATTGAATGTAATAAGAAAAAAGAATATGTAATTAAATCTGCAAATAAGTTTCTTACTAAAAGTTTTTTACCTAGTGGTTATTGTCCTCATTCATGGAAAATTAGAGATATTGATTCAAATGGGAATTTAAGAATTGAAAATGAAACTCAACTGAAGGTAATTAGAAGGTTTTGA